In Gemmata obscuriglobus, a single genomic region encodes these proteins:
- a CDS encoding IS701 family transposase has translation MNAPRASAEDYIQFLIATPKVASAAEAARAQPDHPTAPAHDAFTRLLHRLEPDPAALWDEARSSVRPGGAVVLDDSVLDKPFARHMGLVRRCWSGRHRRVVSGIGLVTLLWTDGAALVPCDYRLADPARAETKNDHFRAMLAVAKGRDLSPRVVLFDTWYSGKDNRKAVRALGWHFLTRVRSNRRVNPDRTGNRAIEGCPIGAAGTVVHLEGFGLVKAFRIATGDGGTEHWITNDLDMDEATRAVLAGHAWGIEEYHRGLKQHCHVDRCQVRMSRAQAVHIGLAIRAFLRLEWHRLKSGVSWFAAKTAIVREAVRTYLAAPTYLLTQKSTT, from the coding sequence ATGAACGCACCACGTGCGAGCGCCGAGGACTACATCCAATTCCTGATCGCCACCCCCAAGGTGGCGTCGGCCGCGGAAGCCGCGCGAGCCCAACCGGACCATCCGACGGCGCCCGCGCATGATGCGTTCACCCGACTGCTGCACCGGTTGGAACCGGACCCAGCGGCGTTGTGGGACGAAGCCCGGTCGTCGGTCCGCCCGGGCGGTGCCGTGGTGCTCGACGACTCGGTGCTGGACAAGCCGTTCGCCCGGCACATGGGGCTGGTGCGCCGGTGCTGGTCCGGGCGGCACCGCCGGGTGGTGAGCGGGATCGGGCTGGTGACCCTGCTGTGGACCGACGGGGCCGCCCTGGTACCGTGTGATTACCGGCTCGCCGACCCGGCCCGAGCCGAGACCAAGAACGACCACTTCCGAGCCATGCTGGCGGTCGCCAAGGGACGGGACCTGTCGCCCCGGGTGGTACTGTTCGACACCTGGTACTCGGGCAAGGACAACCGGAAGGCGGTGCGGGCCCTGGGGTGGCACTTCCTGACCCGGGTGCGGAGCAACCGGCGGGTGAACCCGGATCGCACGGGCAATCGGGCCATCGAGGGGTGCCCGATCGGGGCCGCCGGTACGGTGGTGCACCTGGAGGGGTTCGGATTGGTGAAGGCGTTCCGGATCGCCACCGGTGATGGGGGCACGGAGCATTGGATCACCAACGACCTCGACATGGACGAGGCCACTCGTGCGGTTCTGGCCGGGCACGCGTGGGGCATCGAGGAGTATCACCGGGGCCTCAAGCAGCATTGCCACGTGGACCGGTGCCAGGTGCGCATGAGCCGGGCCCAAGCGGTCCACATCGGGCTCGCGATCCGCGCGTTCCTGCGGCTCGAGTGGCACCGGCTCAAGTCCGGCGTCAGTTGGTTCGCGGCCAAGACGGCCATCGTGCGCGAAGCGGTGCGAACCTACCTCGCCGCACCTACATACCTACTTACCCAAAAGTCAACTACGTAA
- a CDS encoding DUF11 domain-containing protein, producing the protein MKGKALTLVGALAVGQGLTAQPVPVPSQGPVGGVAGVGVPPAGPLGAPRMAGPLEPGTGAPVIAPLAAVKFLVPKDVRVTAFPGTPLSRIYDAPAVMGLRPGYAYRFELSNLPYQPGKTLYPEVEVRGTLVPRPGMKYMDYPLPIAFSQTDIERVLKGAVITKVVYLEDPEKALPTEVSPNNPVEMPDATDAAAIKAATENGRLMAVVRLGNLKPTADQLKPYAVEGTVLLPGEKYLRAPVAPPVFPFYAHPMFDPLLGPKGPKEECFVDGGDKGDPLGIGPAGRLGGLDATDVGVEYTIGGRRKVTTSNVVCICSPRFMIRRTEVLPSGFDQQHKLVAHTAAQGTGQLRERQTPMLEVALTKPAGFEGRVRPSAFVGKVGTAFFIGTSRPAVFAKVDNVQVVGVVVEPEQLTAFPFLAPLTVTKSVDPPGPKEPGEFVTITIKFANTGAKAIDDVVISDSLSPRLEYVAGSAQSDRPSNFAAADNDAGSVVVRWDLPGTLLPGQSGMVKFRAKVR; encoded by the coding sequence ATGAAGGGCAAGGCGCTCACGCTGGTCGGTGCGCTGGCGGTCGGTCAGGGGCTGACCGCCCAGCCGGTGCCGGTGCCGTCGCAGGGTCCGGTCGGCGGGGTCGCCGGCGTCGGTGTGCCGCCCGCCGGTCCTCTGGGTGCTCCTCGCATGGCGGGGCCGCTCGAACCGGGGACGGGCGCGCCCGTCATCGCCCCGCTGGCGGCCGTCAAGTTCCTCGTGCCGAAGGACGTGCGCGTCACCGCGTTCCCGGGCACGCCGCTCAGCCGCATCTACGACGCCCCGGCGGTCATGGGGCTGCGCCCCGGCTACGCGTACCGGTTCGAACTCTCGAACCTGCCGTACCAGCCCGGGAAGACGCTGTACCCGGAGGTGGAGGTCCGCGGGACCCTCGTGCCGCGCCCCGGCATGAAGTACATGGACTACCCGCTCCCGATCGCCTTCTCGCAGACGGACATCGAGCGCGTGCTCAAGGGCGCGGTGATCACGAAGGTGGTCTACCTCGAAGACCCCGAGAAGGCGCTGCCGACGGAAGTGAGCCCGAACAACCCGGTTGAGATGCCGGACGCGACCGACGCCGCGGCGATCAAGGCCGCGACCGAGAACGGGCGGCTGATGGCGGTCGTGCGCCTGGGGAACTTGAAGCCCACCGCGGACCAGCTCAAGCCTTACGCGGTCGAGGGCACGGTACTGCTCCCGGGCGAGAAGTACTTGCGTGCCCCGGTCGCGCCGCCGGTGTTCCCGTTCTACGCCCACCCGATGTTCGACCCGCTCCTGGGGCCCAAGGGGCCGAAGGAAGAGTGCTTCGTCGACGGCGGCGACAAGGGCGACCCGCTGGGGATCGGCCCGGCCGGTCGGCTCGGGGGGCTGGACGCGACGGACGTCGGCGTCGAGTACACGATCGGGGGCCGGCGCAAGGTCACGACCTCGAACGTGGTGTGCATCTGCTCGCCGCGGTTCATGATCCGGCGCACCGAGGTGCTGCCGAGCGGGTTCGACCAGCAGCACAAGCTGGTGGCTCACACCGCCGCCCAGGGCACCGGCCAGTTGCGCGAGCGCCAAACGCCGATGCTCGAGGTCGCGCTGACCAAGCCGGCGGGGTTCGAGGGCCGGGTGCGGCCGTCGGCGTTCGTGGGCAAGGTGGGCACTGCGTTCTTCATCGGGACCAGCCGCCCGGCGGTGTTCGCGAAGGTGGACAACGTGCAGGTGGTCGGCGTGGTGGTGGAGCCGGAGCAACTGACCGCGTTCCCGTTCCTCGCCCCGCTCACCGTGACCAAGAGCGTGGACCCGCCGGGGCCGAAGGAGCCGGGCGAGTTCGTGACGATCACGATCAAGTTTGCCAACACCGGCGCGAAGGCGATCGACGACGTGGTCATCAGCGACAGCCTGAGCCCGCGGCTGGAGTACGTGGCGGGCTCGGCGCAGTCGGACCGGCCGTCGAACTTCGCGGCCGCGGACAACGACGCCGGCTCGGTGGTGGTGCGGTGGGATCTGCCGGGCACGTTGCTGCCGGGCCAGAGCGGCATGGTGAAGTTCCGGGCGAAGGTGCGCTGA
- a CDS encoding DUF6428 family protein has product MTVAEFRAALLASPDQPLHLMLPDGDFVPAHFHVTEVGRVQKDFIDCGGTTRSATTCLLQVWVASDTGHRLTAAKLAGILALAAPLLKSDDLAVEIEYERDAVSQFPVAAAEQTPMGTLFHLGSKHTDCLAPDRCGVTGCAPATGGAACC; this is encoded by the coding sequence ATGACCGTCGCCGAGTTCCGCGCCGCGCTGCTTGCCAGTCCGGACCAACCGCTCCACCTGATGCTGCCCGACGGCGACTTCGTTCCGGCGCACTTCCACGTCACCGAAGTCGGCCGGGTGCAAAAGGACTTCATCGACTGCGGCGGCACCACCCGCTCGGCGACGACGTGCCTGCTTCAGGTGTGGGTCGCCAGTGATACGGGGCACCGCCTCACCGCGGCGAAGCTCGCCGGCATTCTGGCGCTCGCCGCCCCCCTGCTGAAGTCGGACGACTTGGCGGTGGAGATCGAGTACGAGCGGGACGCGGTGTCGCAGTTCCCAGTTGCGGCAGCGGAACAGACCCCGATGGGAACGCTGTTCCATCTCGGGAGCAAACACACGGACTGCCTCGCACCGGACCGGTGCGGGGTGACCGGTTGCGCGCCTGCAACGGGCGGTGCTGCGTGCTGTTGA